The Podarcis raffonei isolate rPodRaf1 chromosome 18, rPodRaf1.pri, whole genome shotgun sequence genome includes the window tgggctgcatgtgcatgatatctgttGGAGGGGCAacaccccccaacctatacatgaATTCCTGCAGCAGCTTCAACTCTGATGTGACTGAGACCGCCGTCTCTTTCTTCTTCCAGGCAGAGATTGTTAAACGGCTCAGCGCTATTTGCGCCCAGATCATCCCCTTCCTTACACAAGAGGTAAGATAAATTTGTTTGTGTTTCATAACAAAAGCAGTTAGCGTTTTACATGCAACGCATTCTGGGCATCGGGTGTCCGCAATGACAAAACCTCAAACTGCCTTCGGCAGACTGAGGAATGGTTCgcccccagggccggatttaggttcaatgcagccctcagctactgaaggtaatggggccctttatatatccagctgtcctttgtcaacacaaattgtcgctgttttttgtgttcggtatatgctatatggagggacgcgggtggcgctgtgggttaaaccacagagcctaggacttgccgatcagaaggtcagcagttcgaatccctgcgatggagtgagctcccgttgctctgtcccagctcctgccgacctagcagttcaaaagcacgtcaaagtgcaagtagataaataggtaccactccagcgggaagggaaacggcatttccgtgcgctgctctggttcgccagaagcggcttagtccttctggccacatgacccggaagctgtacgctggctccctcggccaataaagcgagatgagcgccgcaaccccagagtcggccacgactggacctaacggtcaggggtccctttacctttacccatatgctatatggtaatttatggacctcataggtatctcaagccatttgcccatgttgccgtgcaaccagtccatgcagaatgtcggcaccctatatatagaaaggagcaaaccagtgatattttagggagcagactagcaggcagggcccatgacttacattataggagccgacacaacacaaaacattgttgctgtatgtaggttttgttttatttgtttttttatcttatattttttatcttatattttcaaaatgtgaaaaaggtaaagggacccctgaccattaggtccagtcgtggccgactctggggttgcggcgctcatctcgctttactggccgagggagccggcgtacagcttccgggtcatgtggccagcaggactaagccgcttctgggaaaccagagcagcgcacggaagcgccgtttaccttcccaccagagtggtacctattgatctacttgcactttggagagcttccgaactgctaggttggcaggagcagggaccgagcaacgggagctgaccccgtcatcgcggggatttgaactgccaaccttctgatcggcaagtcctaggctctgtggtttaacccacagcgccacccgcggtcctttctaaatgtacatccaggttttttccctttaaaatattaTTGAGAGAGGAAGAAATACTTCCCTAAATTTCCTGATGTgtattttttcctccttccagcaCCAACAGCAAGTGCTGCAAGCTATGGATCGGGCAAAACAGGTGACGATGGGTGAATTGAACAGCATTATTGGGGTGAGTGGccgggtcagaccaaaggccgtCTCTTTCCTGTTTGCAATTCATTTGTCTTTGCAAGGAGTACTCCTTGAAGCAGCTTCTCTCTTGCAAAGCTTATCTTCTTGCTGGGCCATCTCATCTCTTGCAAAGCTTATCTTGCGGAGGCAGAAAATGGCCATTTAGGGATGCTTAGCTACCCGGAAGTAGACAAAGATCCCAAGATAGGGAACCAGCACATCCGTAATGGGCTAGGAGTGGAATAGCACTTTTGTTTcctttatttaccgtattttttgctctataagactcactttttccctcctaaaaagtaaggggaaatgtgtgtgcgtcttacggagcgaatgcaggttgcgcagctatcccagaagccagaacagcaagagggattgctgctttcgctgcgcagcgatccatcttgctgttctggcttctgagattcagaatattttttttcttgttttcctcctccaaaaactaggtgcgtcttgtggtctggtgcgtcttatagagcgaaaaatacggtatttcataaaattcatataaACCACTTGATGGTAGGAGGAATGTTGACAGCAGGAATTTCAAACGTCCGGAAAccagactaaaaacagattataataatttattgatattagtattattattttgtatataatttttaattagtttttttaacatatcatattaaacatacttttacatcttattcaaatttttgacttccatcaatcccgTCTGAAaaatttccaatctaatctctcagagtgcatttcttatcttccgtattacatttcaaactcataaccaatatctctacctttttctactttgtaacactttgtatatttctccttacaaaactttttgtagtcctactagcgcaatttgttgattacagttgctcttcaaataattcatatacttcttccaatattctgtaaatctctggtcccgcaggtttcaaatccttcctgtcattttgtccaattctgcatagtccattaatttcgtctgccattttTCTTTGGTCGGAATTTCTTctgattataataatttattatttatgtccctcccatccccagccactctgggcagctcccaacagaatattaaaaacacgataaaatatcaaacatttaaaacttccctaaacagggctgccttcagatttttgctaaaagtcagatagttgtatatttccttgacatctggtgggagggcgttccacagggcgggcgccaccaccgagaaggccctctgcctggttccctgtaacctcacttctcgcagggagggaaccaccagaaggccctcggagctggacctcagtgtccgggctgaatgatgggggtggagatgctccttcagggatactgggccgtttagggctttcaaggtcagcaccaacactttgaattgtgctcggaaacatactgggagccaatgcagatctctcaggaccagtgttatgtggtcccggaggtcactcccagtccccagtctagctgccgcattctggattagttgcagtttctgggtcatcttcaaaggtagccccacgtagagtgcattgcagtagtccaagcgggagataagcagagcatgcaccactctggtgagacagtctgcgggcagggagggtctcatcctgtgtcccagatggagctgccctggacacagaattgacctgtgcctccatggacagcagtgagtccaaaatgacccccaggctgcgcacctggtccttcaggggcacagttaccccattcaggaccagggagtccccccaaAAGGCCCTTCTGGCCACTGCAGCCTCCAGGTGAATCCAGGAGCGACCCCAAGCTTCGGGGACAGCGCAGCCCAAGCcagagtaccatatttttcgctctataagacgccccagaccacaagacgcacctaatttttggaggaggaaaacaaggaaaaaaatattctgaatctcagaagccagaacagcaagagggatcgctgcgcagcgaaagcagcaatccctcttgctgttctggcttctgggatagctgcgcagcctgcattcactccataagacgcacacacatttccccttactttttaggagggaaagagtgagtcttatagagcaaaaaatacagtaggcaCCCGGCCGGTTTCCCAATCCCTTCCCCGTCTTCAGGAGTCTCTCCTTTTGTCTCCAGCAGCAGCAACTCCAGAACCTCTCCCACCACGCTCCTCCCATCCCGCTGACCCCACACCCTTCGGGCCCACAGACCTCTAACTTAGTGGCGGTCAGCACCTCCTCTGGGCTCCTGGCGCTGTCCGGGGTGCTGGCCGCTCAGACGGCGCTGGCGGCGAAGGAGGAGAGGTCGTCTCGCGACTCTGAGAACCACCAAGGTAAGTGGAGATGGTGCGTGCGTTCAAAGCCAGGCTTGGCGGCCACAGGTTGCACGAGGGTCTTGGGTTCAAGTTCTCCACTTCAGCCTAGGGGGCATGGGTTGTGCAGCTCAGGGGCTGTGCACGTGGAAGGCTGCAGATTTAATAAGAGGAGCCTTCTGCATCGGTCCAACGGGGGACAAATCGAGTCCCGTTCTCGCAGGGGCACCTCGAAGGAGCGCGGTACTAAAAAGAACTGCATTTTCGGAAGCTCCGTAACACAAACGCAGCCGGGCAGTGGGAGCTATCGGCCGCCAGTCCCAGCAGAATTCGAacccaagagcactctcccctcccacaattgtgttgctgtttagtcatttagtcgtgtccgcctcttcgtgaccccctggaccagagcaggctgggcactcctgtcttccactgcctcccgcagtttggtcaaactcatgctggtagcttcgagaacactgtcccaccatctcgtcctccgtcgtccccttctccttgcgccctccatctttcccaacatcagggtcttttccagggagtcttctcttctcatgaggtggccaaagtcttggagcctcagcttcaggatctgtccttccagtgagcactcaaggctgatttccttcagaatggagaggtttggtcttcttgcagtccatgggactctcaagagtctcctccagcaccagaattcaaaagcatcaattcttcggcgatcagccttcttgatggtccagctctcacttccatacatcactactgggaaaaccagagcttttactatacggacctttgtcagcaaggtgatgtctctgctttttaagatgctgtccaggtttgtcattgcttttctcccaagaagcaggcgtcttttaatttcgtggctgctatcaacatctgcagtgatcatggagcccaagaaagtgaaatttctcactgcctctatttcttccccttctatttgccaggaggtgatgggaccacaATTGCACCCCGGCGCATAACTTGTCTCCAACTGTGTTACAAGAGAGTAAGGAGAGCTTTCCTCTGTCTGCTCTCTCTGTGCCACAACTGACTTTGCAATACGTCTATCGTTTCTCTTCTCGTTTTCCTTTTTCCTCGTAAGCTAAAAAAGCCCCGGGTGCTGCGACCGCTCCtaacaaggaaaaaaacctcctctctcccCACGTTTAAAAGCATCATGTAGGCAGATGGAAGAAGCCTCTGCCCCAAAGCGCTTACAGTCAAAATGTGCTTTGTCTGATGGGGAAGAGGGATAGGAATATAGGTACTTCTTTCCAGTTGTGGGTGAGAGACCTTTGCAGCGGGGTCTGCGTGAGGGGGGCTCCTTTCTCACCCTCCGACCACCCAGCCCCACCCAATCCCCCTCTTTCCACGCTGCAGCTGTTTCTTCGTGAGGAAACGgcccaactaataataataataactttgctAATTAAGTCTCTCCAACATGCCGGGGAGACTGGCACTATTTTTGACCCGGGGAACAGCTGCGTGGTCTGGTGTGGCTAAACTCTAGCGTGGGCTGTTGATTTCTAAAATGAGAGGCGCAGCCTGGAAGATTAAGGCTGTGGTCTGGGAGCCTTGCCAAGCCCCCCACAgatccatgcactgctctggttcaccagaagcagcttagtcatgctggccacatgacccggaagcttatacctttaaaggtaaagggacccctgaccgttaggtccagtcgtggccgactctggggttgcggcgctcatctcactttactggccgagggagccggcgtacagctgccgggtcatgtggccagcaggactgagccgcttctggcgaaccagagcagcgcacagaaacgccgtttaccttcccgctggagtggtacctatttatctacttgcactttgacatgctttcaaactgctaggttggcagcagcagggactgagcaacgggagctcaccccgtcatggggattcgaaacaATGACTTTCTGTttggcaagtcctatgctctgtggtttaacccataatgccacccacgtccctattctGGGGTTACCCACCCCCATAAAAACTATGCGCCCCTTGATTGTAAGAcgacaacaacaaacaataacttCTCCAGGTAGTTTACCAGGAGACTAAAacaatacagccgtaccttggtttacgaacttaattcgttccggaagtccgttcttaaaccaaagcgttcttaaaccaaggtgtgctttcccatagcagcgggggactcaagatttttttttaattggcattTATTATCAttaccattaaaggtaaaggtaaagggacccctgaccattaggtccagttgtggccgactctggggttgcggcgctcatctcgctttactggccgagggagccggcgtacagcttccgggtcatgtggccagcaggactaagccgcttctggcaaaccagagcagtgcacggaaacgccatttaccttcccgccggagcggtacctattgatctacttgcactttgacgtgctttcaaactgctaggtcggcaggagcagggaccgagcaacgggagctcaccctgtcgttgtggggattcgaaccgccgaccttctgattagcaagtcctaggctttgtggtttaacccacagcgccacccacgtccctcaataCATGCCTAATTTGCATGATTTATGCGGGGGAGCATAATCCTGCTTCTCTATACCCGCCCCTCCCAAATATAGATAGAATATAAAAACTCTGTGTTTACAGCTCAGGTAGAAACCAGTTTTGGAGAATTGCAGAATTGAAGATGAACCTGTCTAGACTTGTGGAGCAATGGGGGCAAGCGTGTGGAATCTGGAGTCGCCCCAGCTGGCTCTTAGAAATGCgtgcgttttttgggggggctctctctcgccccccccttttgttacaaattgctttgcatgcaggctgTGATCAAATCCAAATGTAGCTTAGAAAAGCTTTTTGGCAGGCTTGCATTGTGGGATTGCATCCAGCGCCTCTTAAGaccccccctctccttttttcTGGCAAATTTCCTCTCTgttctgggtgggtgggagggaataaaggccttctctctctctctctctctctctctctctctctctctctctccctccctccctccataccGCTGTCTAATATATCTGTGTTGATTTCAAAAGCCTCCTGGTCACCTACGGCGACCACGTTATTGATGcttttacaataataataataaggtaaaggtaaaggtacccctgcccgtacgggccagtcttgccagactctagggttgtgcgctcatctcactctagaggccgggagccagcgctgtccacagacacttccgggtcacatggccagcgtgacgaagctgctctggcgaaccggcaccagagcagcacacggaaacgccgtttaccttcccgctataaagcggtacctatttatgtacttgcacttagggtgctttcgaactgctaggtgggcaggagctgggaccgaacgatgggagctcaccgcgccgcagggatttgaaccgccgaccatgcgatcggcaagtcctaggcgctgaggttttacccacagcgccacccgcgtccccaataataataatatttcccccaAGAAAAGCTCAACGCGGTTGTGTCTATATGTGCAGAAGGAGAACGGGCTGCCTCGCTTCAGAGTTACAGCTTGGGGAGACCTCTCCCCCCTTCTGAAAAAGGAGACCTCTCCCTGCAAGTAGACAGCCAGCATGTCAGGGATTATAGCCGAGCCTGTTCTCTTTATTTTACCATGCCAAGCAAAGTGCGGGACTCTCGTGTCttccaaagaggattagacaaatttgggTGTGTGGAGTGGGGGTGAGGGGGGCTGTTGATGGCTGCCAGCTGAGGTAGTTCTGCTTCTGCCTTCGCAGTCGGAGACATCAACGCTTCCAAAATCTATTTGCTGGAAACGGGCAAGAGGAGACAGCAGCTCTTGTGCTTTTGTGGCTCTTTGCTGCAAACAGAAAAAGGCTCTCTGCACAcactgttgtttagttgtttagttgtgtccgcctcttcgtgaccccctggatcagagcacgccaggccctcctgtcttccactgcctcccgcagtttggtcaaactcatgctggtagcttcaagaacactgtccccccatctcgtcctccgtcgtccccttctccttgtgccctccatcttccccaacatcagggtcttttccagggagtcttttatcaacaacctcagatatgcagatgacacaaccttgatggcagaaagtgaggaggaattaaataatcttttaatgagggtgaaagaggagagtgcaaaatatggtctgaagctcatcatcaaaaaaacgaagatcatggccactggtcccatcacctcctggcaaatagaaggggaagaaatggaggcagtgagagatttcactttcttgggctccatgatcactgcagatggtgacagcagccacaaaattaaaagacgcctgcttcttgggagaaaagcaatgacaaacctagacagcatcttaaaaagcagagacatcaccttgccaacaaaggtccgtatagtaaaagctatggttttcccagtagtgatgtatggaagtgagagctggaccataaagaaggctgatggccgaagaatggatgcttttgaattctggtgctggaggagactcttgagagtcccacggactgcaagaagatcaaaccgatccattctgaaggaaaccagccctgagtgctcactggaaggacagatcgtgaagctgaggctccaagactttggccacctcatgagaagagaagactccctggaaaagaccctgatgttgggaaagatggagggcgcaaggagaaggggacgacagaggacgagatggtgggacagtgttcttgaagctacttcCTTTATTTAcatgcatgctttagctgaggttcctgcattgcatggggttggactagatgaccctagcgttgggggggtcccttccaacgttaCGATTCTGGGCTCTGGAGCAGCGCCTCTGGTCTCCCCTTTGGGGGGCTGGCGTTGAACCACAACAAAACTCGCATCCGAACGCTGTCTTGGATTAACGGTAGCCCTTTCCCCCGTTTCCCATGATGCTCCCTGGCCCACAACTCAACACTCTCGTTATCGCCGCACGGTGATATTTTTGCTTGGAGGCAGGGTCTAACTAAATGtctttgtttctttgtgtgtctccCTCGGTTATCTGAATACCTTCCTGGCTGGGCTCACCTGTTCCAGAACACGCTTCAAGTCGGGTAAGCCTTTCTGCTCCCATCTGATCCGGGTGACTCAAGTGTCATAAAATATATTCTGttactggtaacctcaaggttagattactgcagtgcgttctacgtagggctgcctctgaagactgttcggaaacttcagccggTGCCGAATCCTGCGGCccggttgctcaccggagcaagactgTTTGAGCACAttgcaccgatcctggtccaattggctaccgattagtttccaggcccagttcaaagtgctgcttctgacctataaagccttaaatggccttctcggtggtggctccctcccAGTGgaccgccctcccaccagatgtcaaggaaataaacaactatctgacttgcagaagacatctgaaggcagccttgtttagggcagttccctccctgcgagaagtcaGGTTACggggccaggcagagggccttctcggtggtggcgcccgccctgtgttacgccctcccatcagatgtcaaggaaataaacagctatctgacttgtagaagacatctgaaggcagccctgtttagggaagtttttaatgtttgctcgtgtttttaatattctgttgggagccgctcagagtggctggggaggcctggccagatgggcagggtagaagtaatattattattattattattattattattattattaattattattacaccagctggagcttccggATCAGGCCGAAGAGCAGCGCCACAGAGAGCAATTTGAGGGGGGAAGCGTAAGTTATAAATGCATGCATTcgttattctattttattttcaatttttttattacttttccaaattaataacaagcaaataaaaacaaaacatcaaaaagaaaacaaacaaacattgatcCTAAATaaataattccacttttgttaacgttgttggttgacttcctcaagtccccctggctgaatttccatataaattattgcagcagttttccaaaactattttcccataaaatttacttagtcaattaacatctttcttccttttcatttttttttaaccgTAATATTCTACAACACCacttatttaaatcctaggccactCTGATGCTCGCCAGTAATTCTGTTTAAATTATCTTAAcgtatttagctaaatagtctttaaatttcttccgtTCCTCTTGGTggtactcctccttctggtcgcggactcttccggtcaggttggctagctcccaaaagtccatcgTCTTCCTCTTGCCTTCATTATTTGCAAGAAATGAAAAGCCTACTATGCTCGCTAAAACGTGAATTAATTTTCGTGCGGATGGGCAGCGTTTTTGATGCCGGAaacgctctctttctctctctataataataataataataataataataataataataataataataataataatttattattgtacccggcccatctggctgggtttccccagccactctgggcggcttccacagagactaaaaatacaccaaaatatcgcacgttaaaaacttccctgaacagggctgccttaagatgtcttctgaatgtcaggtagttgtttatctctttgacatctgaagggagggtgttccgcagggcgggtgccactaccgagaaggccctctgcttggttccctgtagctttgcttctcgcaatgagggaaccgccagaaggccctcggagctggacctcagcgtccgggcagaacgatgggggtggagacgctccttcaggtatacaggaccgaggccatttagggctttcaaggtcaacaccaacact containing:
- the TLE2 gene encoding transducin-like enhancer protein 2 isoform X1; this encodes MYPQGRHASGQPFKFSVLEICDRIKEEFQFLQAQYHSLKLECEKLASEKTEMQRHYVMYYEMSYGLNIEMHKQAEIVKRLSAICAQIIPFLTQEHQQQVLQAMDRAKQVTMGELNSIIGQQLQNLSHHAPPIPLTPHPSGPQTSNLVAVSTSSGLLALSGVLAAQTALAAKEERSSRDSENHQGKWRWCVRSKPGLAATGCTRVLGSSSPLQPRGHGLCSSGAVHVEGCRFNKRSLLHRSNGGQIESRSRRGTSKERGTKKNCIFGSSVTQTQPGSGSYRPPVPAEFEPKSTLPSHNCVAV